From the genome of Monomorium pharaonis isolate MP-MQ-018 chromosome 1, ASM1337386v2, whole genome shotgun sequence:
TTATGTCACCCCGGATGAACATTTTTCTacgaaattcaaattttttttacaccttcgaaaatattttcttacactttcttttactttatagATTGCAGACTAATAATTGAACgcgtattattttaacataagtaAAACTTTATCAAATGTTGATTTAAGCTAGCAcatttttaacgaaaaactGTACTAAGTTTGAATTAATACTTGGAAGAAAATTTACTTAGAGTAGCATTCCAGGATTAAAGCCATTTGCTCCGTCGCATTTTTGCAAATGCCCGCGATTCCAAACGTAAGCCCTAATCGAGCATTCTCTTTTATGaaacatttctctctctctctcttttttttttttttacctctcGAAGCTCTTGCTCTACAAATCTAACCGACTATCGCGACTTAAATCGAAGCCTTTTTCCTTGACCAAGCACTATTTCTACACGAAAGAGGTACACGGGGAATGGAAAGTCAACTGATAAATAGTTCCTAATGTTTCTCCGCTTCGAGTTTCTCCCTCCTCTTCGTCCTCTTGGTACGAGGAGACGCGCCGAGTACACTTACGTCTGCAGGCATTTCGGGCTCGCTTAGCTCCATTCTCAAGAGAAATTCTAACTTACCGTTAAAAGAAGCGAAGCGAAAAATTCTGCTTCATTGCGAACGGATGACATTTCCCTTCGCGGAAAGGAACCGCTCTCCCGGCGGCATTCTCGCGTTCCTTATCGCGGCAATGTGGAACCATCATTTCCCTGGGAAAGCCCTCTTAGAATGATCACCGAATGAAAGAACGGATATTTAAAGGAGCCGGCTGCTGGAATTGCGTTCCGACCGCCACGCCGAGCTCGAAACCTTTCCGAAAGACCGtagagaattttatataaatcttaattaaacGGCCCGTGAAATCGTTATCACAATCTTTTAACACGCATTATCTTCATGATTATGTAGAAGtctttaatatgtatttcatTACTATGTGCGTGTAGAAAATCCCAAGTGGAGTTCacgtgaaatttattttcactaGCGAAAGAAATATTGACAGTTTATGTCGTGTGTGTCGCGCGATTCGAAATCGCAATTTTTGCGATCAGTAAAATCCTGTTGAGCCTTTCCATTCAAACggtataaatatctaaaaagacTGTAgaacacacgcacacgcacagcCTCTTGAAAGGGTGTTCAGAcgtcttttagatatcttttaatgttatttcctTTGCTATACGATACTTCCACTGAGACGGCGCGTGTaacattttttcgatattttatcgAATATAAGAAGCGGAGGTTTCACTTTAGACATTATCTCATGATAATGCGCGCCCTCGGGAACGCACAGTAATGGAAAGAAGTACATTTCAAAGTAAAGCACATTCAGCACGCTGTAACGTTATTTATTGCTGTGCGTCAGCTGTTTTCAAAGTCGACAGTGTGCAGCGCCTTTGAGCGAAACGGATATGTGAGccttaaaaatattcacgcCGAATGAGAAACCGTTACGATCGAAACGTATTCGCGCGTGAAATGCAGGGTAAAGCCGGTCGATCGTGGCCGTTACAATGCAATTAATCGCACATCCTGCGCATTCCCGTGCTCTCAGCGTTGTTTAAAACAGTTGTGATTCAATTTTGTCGAGAGGCCTAGATTAACGCTATTCTGTTTCTCACATAAACACCGCGGACAAATCAAGGCTTTGTCGCGAGACGCAATACAACACACCGTGAATGGGGCACAGTATTGCACGTCAATGACAATGTTTACACGACCCACTTTACGCCGGCTTAGTGTACCGGCTTAGTGTATCCTGAGTGTTAAATGTGGTATAGACCGTGATTTTGCGCTGCGGTCACTACACCCGTATGTAATTACGCGCAGCAGGATGGATGTAAGGTCACAGTACGCGCGGAAAACGTGAAAATCTCTCGAATTTAAAAGTCACGCGACATTATTGCGAGAAGGAATTGAATTTTCCtcgtttaagaaaaaaatacttaaaatgtattttcgtAGTATAATATGGCATCGGCATTGATAATTCGCATAATCTAAATCgctagtaataaaaaaaaacacacacacacacgtattaCACCGCAAATACTTTGGTACACGTAGCAACGAAAATAACAGATAAGCTTGAAAGACGTCATCTGCACGGTGCGGTCTGGAAAACTATCCACAGGATTATAGGGATCCTATGgatgtcttttagatatttatattgtctAAATACCTTCGCAAAACATGATAGGATTGCGACTGCAATTTCGAATTGTGCGCAAAAaaacacacaaatatattgtcaATTTGATTtcgctcgtttttttttttttaatccaattAATCTGACGCTGGGATGGTTTCCCTTCGCGCTACACCTGAATGCAAATCGGCCACCGGCCGATGACTCTTATTGCAAAACGGCAGAACGATAGAAATGTGCGCTTCAAAAGAGTATTCGATACGCATTGCATTGCACGTATCCATTGCACGTGTCTCTCTTTTCCGCGTTTATTTCCGTTCATGTCGTCGAATACACGCGTGCCAATGTTCAATGAACGTGTTAAAAGCACGGGATATTTATAAatcgaaaatggaaaaagcgATTGCGTTATCATACGTCAAAAATTCAGTCAATAATGCGCGAGTAACATCACCGGGTacaatgaaaataaagtttaattgacGCTGCGCaacaaaaacatatatgtatatgtgtctgtgtgtgtgtgtgtgtgtgccaCGCGTACTTTCATACGAAAGAGCATTTTCCCtgaattctattattaataaatatgtcacATTCAAATCCTGAAACAGCGAAACGACGGAAATTCGCGCGTAATAGTCTGCGATACACGAAACGCGGCTAACAATGAGTGGCACGGTTTGCAAAGTTTTATAAGCGTTCTGAATTTTGCATTTCTTCCTGCGAAAGAAACGCGCCGTTCGTCTATATATCCCTTAGTCAATTCGACATCCTCGCTCCTTCCCATTCTTCCGTAtccaattaataatttaattggattTGCACGCGGGACGGAAGGACCGTTAGCCACTACAGCGGATTTGACACATTATTATTTCACGGAAAAGCTAATTAATATGTCGACGAGGTACGCAAAACAAAGCCTCATTTTCGCGACCGATCAATGATTCGGGACAATGTAATTATCAGCTCCATTTACACCATTGACAGTGATGATTCATTATCGGGTAAAAGGGGAGCGGCGGACGGGCGTACCATATGCGCCGCTATTTTTATAGAACCATTATGAAAAGCTTGCCTAATTCAGTCTGATGTCATTAACGTCTGTGATTCGGCGATAAATTATTCAGGATAATTGGATTCAGGGCGTGCATAAAATCCACTTAGTATATGGCGCCCATTCAGTAAGGGGTAGTCGCGGCACATGCACAtaaaaagggagagagggacataaagagagagagagagagagagagagagacaggatGGGCTAATACTCGaacagagattattttatgctAGGCTCTATGGCGCGCGCGTTGTAAATCGACGCTATATCGCGAACGGTTATAGATAGCACGGTATTTAATAGTAAACCATATAGCGAACCGCGCGCAAAATAGTACTATTCTGAAATTACTAATCCCCTTGCGAGCTCACAACTGTAATCCTAAAAGCGGCGCAACATATCGTAACAAGTAAATGGATTTTCTCGTTCCACTTGCCCACGGCATCTTGATGCGTTAAACATTCGGAAACGTTGACTTTgtatattaacgtaattaatGTCATCACTCAGATTAATGTAGATAGAGTTGTGTTATCGGaaatataacacatttttttctggaTCTGATAACGAATCAGATCTAATAACAAATTCTATCTAAACAAATCTATCTCCGTGCGTATTTTAATTAGCTTTAAACGGAAGTTGTTATCAGCCTTGTCAACAAATTCTATCTGAATAAAtcacactgagagaaaagtgtctagtatttgcaactataattgcatagtaaaataattatagttgcaaatattatttttatatagttattattgctataatgttGGTGTAAATAATCACATATGTATAGTTGTGCCAAACagggtaaaaattttactgtaaactaaaaagtttactataaattataataatttctaccaTATATGAATCACAATTATGGCACGTTTAACCATTCATATGGTTGTATGAACGAATGCTATAgctattgtaacaataatatagtgttaagttaactataatttatattattaatttaactataaaaatattgttacggccaaaaataactataaattatggttaatgcaactatttttttttctctccgtgCAGATCGTTAGACGATATTGACAATGATGCACGCGTATTTCTATTTACGTATTCCGTTTCTCAGTTTTGTTATGCCcgagcattttaattttaataaactgctTTGTCCGCTGTGCACGTCAAGTTACTCCCGAAAGGGGCCTTACAAAGGCCCCGTTTGCAAATACACCGATCTTTAACATCGCAAATTGCATTCGTGCGTCTTGTTGCATTATTAAACGAAACGCGAAACAATTTCTACGAAAGGCGCGCCTATGTACACCGACTTGGTAGTTTGACTCGTGCTGCTTTTACGCACGGCGTacaaacaaacatttttcatttagaacacttttaaatatcaaagagCGGCGCATATTGGAAAGGCGGGGAAAGAACGCGATTCTCCGCGTAGTATCGCGGACCCCCCCGATATCTCGGACGTCGTTTCACCTGCATCTGTGCGGGAAGCTGAAGGGATAATataatactcgagaaaatttAAAGGAGCGAAGAGCGAGAAAAGCGAGAAAGGCGCGCGTATGAAGAGAGTGAGAATACGCGAATTAATTAGGGGTTTTGTGAATTACCTCCAGCGGAGGAGACAGGAGTGGTTACGGCATGAGAGTTCATGCCGAGTATTCAGTCGCGGTTGTACGGGCACGAGAGAAGAAAACGGAGAAAAATAGCACAAGCTGAAGATGCGAGCTCCAACGATACATGCCGTTACTATTCCGGCGTTTGCCGGCACATGCACGTTATACATGCACGATATACAAACGAAACCGCCGCGGAGCGCGAGAGTGGTGCATCTCTTCTGGCTGTCTCGGGGACGAGAGAATGGCGGGAGAAGAGAAGGACTCCGAGACAGAAGAGGTTGAAGAATGTGCACTCAGCGTGATTGGTGCTGCGTGCCGGTGCATAGTGCCGGCTGTCGGCATGAAAACTCGAGAATTTTCCCGACTACTCATGTGCACACAGCACGAGGACGTGCGTGCAAGTCCGCCTCTCACCGCGTGGCGTCTTAGCTACCTCGGCTGATCGAAACTATCGGCTTTCCTGTCGTAAATCTATTTTCTACCCCGCGTTTCTCTTCCCCTATTTCCCGTTCTGCCGTGTATAGCGAAAAATATGTAAGTTTCAATACTCTCCCGCGTCCCGGTTAATCATCCGAGCTTTTGTTACACGAATGAGTTTACACCGAGAAGAGACGAATTTCTACAATATTGCGATAGCACTAATCGACCATCTTAATCTACACGAACCTCCTCTCAAAAGTATTCATGGGGAACGCatgaaaagattttaatttttcaatgtgCGTTCCGCCAATTTTCCTTTTCATTCTTTTCACAACAATACTGCACTTTATTAATCCGTTTTAAATGATATCGTAAATCAGATGTCCAAATTCTGCTTGCCTTGTtatatttgttgaataacAAAGCGAATTTGTATTGGGATTTTACAGGGAGATTTTccagtaataaaataatattcggcACGTTGGTACTTGTTTACACGCGTAGATGTAAACAACCAATAACACACGCAAGTTGTAATGTAAATCCGGCTAAATAAAGTACCGTCAGCATTTGTCAAAGGCTAATATTTATCGAAAGATCACTCTCACGTTGCTATTGCAGCCACCACGAATTCAAATGTTATCACGAAACACGTCGTACATAATGCCATAACATACATgccattttgtattttgtaaacGATGAACAAGggaatacattataattgattatcattatatttagtgaatattatataattaaatattttgtgcatagAACACATACGGATATAATTAGATCTTCTGCATGGAACGTGCGTATTTGTTATCTATTTCTAACGCACGCCTATTTCACAAAAGACTATTGTAGTTATAATTACAATGAGTAATGAAACttgtataacttttattaaatataaaatacttaaagttagataaatttctatttttattgtaaaaaaatagttttctacagcataaaaattaatagcatttattatttaagagaaATTAAAGGTTCAATTAacttacgtaaaaaatgtaagtacTCAAGATGAATATAAGActtcattaaaaaacaaataaaaatctaaaactgaaagtaatattatacgtTGACTATAAGAgggaattaattataaatttattactaatttatttaaaaaaaaaaaatctaattaggAATTTAATCCCCATTGTTTTAGCGTCTTACATAATTACTTAGAAGAATCCGAAAATTTCCTTTAAACATTGttctacgaaaatattttgcagacaAAACCgggtatatttattatcaataattaatcgtgcttatcaataattaatgatcATCCAATTATATGAAGAACGTCgacaaatttactttttaccGAGTCCTCATCATAAAGCAAACGCCTTCCTCACATCTGCATTCGCAATATTGCGTAAAATAAACTTCCGAACAACTTCATAAGTGACTTATGTATGTTGCATACACTAAAACTTCGTGTTGCCAAGCGGTTATCCGTGGACAAGTAACATAAGCAGGAGTTTACTAAAGCGAATCTGCTGTGGTGAAACATAACCGGGTGGCCGAACTGTGGGCATAGTGATGTGAATCGTATCGACGCACGATCCTACCTGCATCTCGGAATGGTCAGCACACCGGGCGCATAGACTATACTATCAACTGCTATGGAATATTCATTTATGTCCCGGAATACACGGCGACCGACGCGGCGTTTTGGTGAACGCTATAAGCGTCACGACGGATGCGACGATCGTGTCGCTGTACCATTTCTAGGATTTCCTCGGTGACCAACAGAGTCCGCGGGGATCCGCGCCCGACAACGGGCTTCCTTTTCAAACGGGACAAAGATTTAAATACACTGATGTAGATGGAAATACACGGGTCGCGGCCTTTCGCGCGGCCACATTCAGAATTTTGTAATTGCTGTTCTGCCGGAAGCCATTGTCTCGTCGTCTCTAAAGCAGGAAATCAACGGCGTTGGTGCTgttgtaaagataaaaagatgcTCTTGCAAATTCCTCGATAATATCTGCAAGTGTATTAAAGTGTGATCCCGCGGTGATGCGTTGCCGTCAGCTAAGTGCCGATCACGCGCCCGCGCATGATGGGTTGTGttcacaaaatatattctcattaaTTCGGCATTAGCCGCGAAGCTCTCTGGCTGCGTGTCGCTGTGTCGGCGTTGAGTAACAATTTTAGAGTTTGTCATTACAAGAAATTAGGTCGGCTCCTAGCGAAGCCTCGCAATTCGCGGTGCAGCAGCGAGCACGTTAAAATTGAAACTAGCAAAAACACAATGCTAGAAgatgatattttttactatacaagattattttttagaaattaatatattaaatgaaatttaaaatatgagatctgcctatataaaattttagaactaGAGCTTGATACTTTGCTAAaatagcaaaaattaaaaataaactatttttcgataaattaaattagaaattataatagtagAGATTACGttgaatgtatttttattaattaattagctcTTTTCATTTGatataacaaaatagaaaatatctgACATGatcggaaataaaaaatactgcaTTTTGTTTCAAATCTATTTAGACACACGATTTTGTCCGGGTTTATCTTTCCTCATGTGATACCTGTCAGGTCCAGCGGTACAACCGATAAGATCCTTGGTCTCCGCCAACGCAAAGTTCCTATCGAGCATGCCGATCTCGTTGCCGTTGTAAATCACGCTCACGTCGGGTAAAACCGTCACCAGCATGAAAAGCTGACCGGCTCGTTTCTCGCCGAACTGGAAGTCGCGCGATGATTGCCATGATGGTCCACCGTACATATCACGTATGCTGAATATTGCTTATTCATCGATCGACGAGACATTTGAAGTCttgttcaatttaaaaatgaacATGAAATTAAACAGCACGTTCGAAtctgatttataatttaatgcaaaattcaTCTCAGCCTGggtcaaaattatttttgtattagtcACCTTTGAGTAGTTATTCAGTAACTCTCTTTGAGAACTTTCTACATAAATAGACGGCTTTTTAATCGTCCTAACAAGCTTTTCTGAGGCTCATCTAGAAAACGCGCGTCAAACAACATCAGTACGAAAGCCGTCTCCACAATCTTGATCGAATCAGAAACTCAGCACGTTCTTCATTTCGAGTTGTCACGGTAGTTGAGATCCGTCTAAGCAACGTTGAACTAATGCAGATAGTATTGTTTCCGTGCAGAGTTCCATTCCCAGGAGGGGCCTTGGACGACACTCGGTTGTTCAACGGTTTCCTAGTGTCGTTCACTATTCGCGCATCACGTAATACTCGTCGTAAAGTTTGATCCGGCggacactttttttttttccagccATTCGTGCTCGCGAGAGCTCGAAATGGTTCGGGCACGAAATCGAGAACTGCTTTCAGCCCGAGAGACCTCGCCTTCGCCACGAGTTTGTCAAAGTCAGCTAAAGTACCGTAATCCTTGTCGACATCAGGATAATTAGCGACGTCGCGCGTCGTAGACGAAGTGAAACTATGAACTGTTATAGATAGCTATAGCGTATTGGCGCCAATACCCGCGATATACTCCAATCTGCTCGTGATGACAAATCTTCCATACCATCACCATCACTGTCTTTGAAACTCAGATAAATCTAATACATCGGATTATTTCTCGTACTAATACTTGTCTGTCCTTTCGACCTACGCataaattattagaacaaCCGATGGAAAGATAtgcgagaaaaatataatttctgatTTAATCGTCGATTCTGATGCACTTCCATACTTTACGcgacaaactttttaaaaatttatagcaaTGGTTGCATCATTGGaatattgtcatttttatttgataagcTTGTTACAACTAATTGCAATCGTAAATTATCATTACTAAGAATTACAGGTAAcgataatttacttttttatttgataacgtCAAGATAATCTGATACTAGATAGCTTCTCttttatactaattatttttataacatgaaACAATCtataatcatattaaaaatatttatttaacaaaaaaatttactgcaattacaacattaaaatttgttatataaagaaCTGTGAATTGGAACATTATTttgaacttatttattttacagaaatgcGATTTCGcaaaacagaaatattttatatgaacgttattaatttata
Proteins encoded in this window:
- the LOC114254895 gene encoding LOW QUALITY PROTEIN: maltase A1 (The sequence of the model RefSeq protein was modified relative to this genomic sequence to represent the inferred CDS: inserted 7 bases in 6 codons; deleted 4 bases in 2 codons; substituted 7 bases at 7 genomic stop codons), which codes for MRRSKGQTSISTRNNPMYXIYLSFKDSDGDGMEDLXITSRLEYIAGIGANTLXLSITVHSFTSSTTRDVANYPDVDKDYGTLADFDKLVAKARSLGLKAVLDFVPEPSSSREHEWLEKKSVRRIKLYDEYYXDARIVNDTRKPLNNXSVVQGPSWEWNSARKQYYLHXFNVAXTDLNYRXQLEMKNVLSFXFDQDCGDGFRTDVVXRAFSRXASEKLVRTIKKPSIYVESSQRELLNNYSKVTNTKIILTQAEMNFALNYKSDSNVLFNFMFIFKLNKTSNVSSIDEXKQYSAYVICTVDHHGNHRATSXFGEKRAGQLFMLVTVLPDVSVIYNGNEIGMLDRNFALAETKDLIGCTAGPDRYHMRKDKPGQNRVSK